Below is a window of Agathobacter rectalis ATCC 33656 DNA.
ATGGTCTCATCAAGAAACTCTGAGAGAAGCTTCATATTTTCTTTTGTGAGAGCCGGCTTTGTTTCATTTTTCCTGTTCTTACTATTTTTGTTCTTTTTGGTTTTCCTGTCAGCTTTAAGGTCTGTGTCCACACTGCCTCTTCTCACAAGCTTTGCCACAAAATGCCCCTCTCCGTCCACCTTATGTGGCCAGAAGCGCTCCATTTCTTCAAGTGTAAAATCAGGATGTCTCTCCAAAAAACACTCAATTACATCCTCATTTTCTTCCCTCGAGAAGGTGCAGGTGCTGTACACTATCGTACCTCCCGGCTTAAGCATCACCGCAGCATTATCCAGTATTTCCTTCTGCCTTGCCGCACAGATTGCCACATTTTCCATGCTCCACTGCTCTATTGCCTCAGGCAGCTTTCGAAACATTCCCTCTCCTGAGCAAGGTGCATCCACCTGTATAGCATTAAAAAAGCCTGGGAAATGTGAAGCAAGCACAAAGCTGTCCTCATTTGTCACAATCGCATTTTTGATTCCCATACGCTCTATATTCTGCGACAAAATCCGGCTTCTTTGTGTGTTAATCTCATTTGATACCAAAAGTCCGCTGTCTCCTAAATATGTGGCAAGCTGTGTGCTCTTTCCACCGGGTGCCGCACACAGGTCAAGCACTCTCATACCCGGCTTTGGAGCTAAAAGTGCAGCCGCCGACATGGCACTTGGCTCCTGTATGTAGTAAAGCCCCATCTCATGATACGGATGCTTTCCCGGACGCACATTCTCATCAAAGTAATATGCCTCATTTGCCCACGAAACCTTTTTTTCTGAGGATATTTTAAGTGTTTTCAATATCCGCATTCTTTCTTCCTGGCTTTGTACCTTTAATGTATTGAATCTGAGTGCCTGAAATCTGTTATTGTCATAGCTGTATAAGAAATCATCCCACTCATTGCCCAGAAAGGCCTTCATCTTTTTTTCAAACTCTATCGGTAAATTCATTGTCAAATCCTCTTGTTTTCTTACGAAATAATTACAATGTATCTTACTATCACACACATAGTCATGTATCTAAGCACTTCGATATTACCACATTTCTACTATCCATGCTATCAATTTTTTTAAACGTAAAAATTCACCTTTAAATCGGCTATAGTGGCTGCTAAATATAATAAAATCCCGAAAGTTATAATAATTGAGACATATCACTGCTCACTGCGTACACTGCTTATATCCACCACTGTCACATCCTTATAATAATATCCGATTATATCCTTATAGCCGCTTCCTGCCTTTGCCAGCTTGTCTGCCCCATACTGGCTGAAGCCTATTCCATGGCCGAAGCCTCCTCCGGACAGTGTATAGTGACCATTTGCACCGGCACTCACACTAAAGCAGGCGCTTGGTATCATCGACATATTCTCCCTCACAGAGCCATCGTTTAATGTAACTTTTTTCTGATAATGCCCTAACGCCTTTCTTATATCATTCTCCGCCGTAAAGGTCTGCGATTTGTTTCCATAATTTATTGTGAGCGAAAGTACATAACCGGCATCCGACGTCTTATCGACAGAAATACCTGTTGCTGTGCCATACTGAGGATCATTGTATGCCGATAAATCAAGCTCCGAGGTCCATCTGTAGTATGGCGAATTGTCATCCACCGACTCCACCTTGTGTATGAAATCCGGTGTACTCGAAGACCATACCTCCATATCCTCTGTTTTTCCGGCAGATGTAGAAAAATAATAACATGTTATTAAGCTTCCTCCACATGAGACAACCTGTCCTGCTGTAGCTTTTACAGCCTCATCGGTCGACTGCTTTGTTTCTGAAGCGTTATAGACCTGAAAAGCCGTGGTATTGTCAATATTTGCTCCGTATAGCGCATACTGTGTATTTTTCATCTGTGAATATACAAAGGTTCTTGCGCAAACAGCCTGAGCCTTAAGCGCCTCTGCATCAAATGTAGACGGCATCTCCGACGGCAGCACATAGCGCACATATGTCTCCACATCGACTGTATTCACCGCCACAATTCCTGCATCTGTCCCGATAAACTCAAATGAGCCCGGATAGCTCTTACCGTTTATGCTGACATAATTGTCCGCTGAGCTCACCTTTATCTTACCTTTCTGTGCATTTGCCATATATGCACCCACATCGTCAATAGCATTGCTTCCACAATCAGCATCATCCACATAAAGGTTAGCTGCGGCAGCTGCCGCAATTGTTGGAAATACATCCTTTCCATCGTTTTTTATAAGCACTCTTATGTATGTAAGGTCTGGTGCCTGTCTTCTGACGATGGCACATATCCTGCCGGAATCAAGTATGTAAGAAAGAGTTTCACTTCCGATTATCAGGTCAGAAACCGCTATTTCCTTAGGCGCTGCTCCTGTCTCATCATACACCGGCAGCTTGTCTGACTGCATTGGAATGTCACCCTGCCCTGCAATCTGCATGGTTCCGTTTCCGTATGACAGCATCACACCTGATATATCATCCGGCTTTATCTGTATCTTTTTGACCTTAGAGCCACTGATTTCAATATCACAGACCCCTGTAAAGCTCTCCTCCATGGTTCCCTTAGCCCTGTAAAGCTCTCCATCACATATGAAAATCAGCCTTCCATCGTCATTTGACACAATATATGCATTCTCATACACCATATCCTTCGTCACAGCCCTCGCCTGTTTTACAAGTGCCCCCTTTTCCTTTTGCGCCATAACAATTGCAAAAACAATAACCACGCATACCACGGTTATCGCAAGCATTATCCAGACCATCTGATTCGGCTTTTGCCGTCTTCGTCTTCTATTTGCCAAATTTCTGTTCTCCTTAACACCCAAATAGTGGTTACTGCTCAAAAAATGGGAGCTGCAAAAACAGCTCCCTTTATCATCTGTACTTAAGAATCCTTTGTGCTTTAAAAATCTTTTGTATCTCATAAATCTTTTGTGCGTCCGGAGTTCTTTTGTACATTATTATTCTTTTGTAAGAACCCAAAATGCCGGTCCTGTAATTTAGACTCCTAGCGCTCTTGCTAGGTGGGTAACCGCAGTCTGCCTTCTGCCTTCCGCTGCATAATGACGGCCTGACATCCAACAGCTCATATAGGAATCCCGTTTAAAGTAAATGTAGGTTCTAAATACACAGGGTTGTCGAACATCTCAGGTATCTTTGTAAATTCATTATACTTTATTATGTCTCATGTTGCAATGCAAAATTCATGTTAGAATTTAACAAATTTTTCTCTGGCATTTCGTAACATATTTGAAAACCAGATAATTACTGCGACGAATATAATCATCTCCACATATGACCAGTACGGTATCTTTTTGAGGCAATCCGAAACTATCGCAACTATACTGATAACAAAGATCACAATGCCGAATACAAGTGACTTTGGATAAATATAAGCTATATATCCGGCCGTATCCTTTATCTTTTTCATCTCATCCTCAGCCACAAAGGTACTTTCAATTTTGCCGCTTTTCTTCATTCGCAGTGACACAAATATTATGTAAATTCCCAGTATCAGTGTGACCGCATCTATTATAATAAAATAGTTCATGCTTCTTTCTCCTGTATTTTTATTTAATATTCCTAAATAGTTATCACGGATCTTATATATACAAAAAATATGTAAAATCACCAAAATTAGTATAACCTCATGTAAGGAAAAAATAAATGGTAAATAAGTCCCAACTATTTCTTGAATTTCTATTATTAATGTAGTAAAATATATTTATATTTTCAAGGGGAAGGAGTTTTTAAAATGCAACTTGACGATTTAAAAATACTTATATGCGATGATTCGATTCTCGCAAGAAAACAGATGAAGGACATAATCAATTCCATTGGTTCACCGACTATCATTGAGGCGGCAAACGGACAGCTCGCCATTGATATGTACAAGGAGCATAAGCCAAATCTCACATTTATAGACATTGTAATGCCAGTAAAGGATGGAAATGCCGCTATCTCAGAAATTATGGAGTATGACAGCAGTGCTACCATCTTCGTTGCATCATCTGTAGGCACACAGTCCGAGCTTAAAAAGGCTCTTGCTGCCGGAGCATGTGACTTCATTCAGAAACCAATCGACAAGGATCAGGTCATAAGTCTGATTAAGAAGCACATAGGAGGAAATTAATATGTATACTCAATTTTTTGGCAATTTTCTCCTATCAAAGGGGTATATCACTAATGAGCAGCTTTTTGACGCACTCAAAGAAAAAGCACAAAAGCACGCAAAGCTCGGTACTCTTGCCATCCACTCAGGGCTTATGACAGCTGCCGAGGTTGATTCAGTAATAGTCGAGCAGACCCATCAGGACAAGAAGTTTGGTGAGCTTACAATAGAAATGGGCTATCTGACAGACGAGCAGGTAAAGGATCTCTTAAACATCCAAAGCCCTGACTTTCTTCTTTTAGGACAGATTCTTTTAGACAAAGGCATAATTGACAATACCACTCTCGAAAAGAGTATACATGATTACCGCAGTGAGAATGCTATTTCCGATCTTGACATGGTACTCGAGGATAAGGACAGTATAAATCATCTGATAGGTCATTTTTTTGCCAATACAGGCATAGATCCTTCTGCCATTGACATTATGTATCTTGAGCTTTTGTTTAACAGCTTTATCCGATTTGTCGGTGATGACTACACTCCGCTCTCTGCCGAGATATGTGACAGCTTTAGTGCGGACTGCATGGTACGTCAGGACATCGAGGGCAGCTATGCCATATCTACATACATAGGCATGAGTCAGACAACAGCCATCAATTTTGCATCACGCTATGTAAATGAATCATTTTCAGTATACGACGAGTATGTACAGGCATCTCTCGATGATTTCCTGAACCTGAACAATGGACTGTTTCTGGTCAACTGTTCAAATGATCAGGCACTTGAGCTTACTCTCACTGCACCTGAGCATTTTGATGGACAGACACGCAGCTTCAATAAAGCCTGCAAGCTCAAGCTGTTATACCCTTTCGGAGCCATTCACTTTATTATTGAATTCTAATATCTTTGCAAGGCGGTTTCAGTAATCTGATAATTATTTACTCTATAATTAGAGCACAAAAAGAACATCTGCAATCAGCAGATGTTCTTTTATGTTGCGCTATACATAATTATATATCAAACAAATTACAATTATATGATTAAATGGGCAAAAGGTAACATTATATTATTACTGCACACCGAGCATTTTCTTAACAGTGTTTTCCATCTGATCCACATCACAGACTGTGTTGTGAAGAATCTTTGCATCCCTGATTTCCTCGATGGCATTTGGTACCTTAACGTTGCCAAGCTTTGAAAGCTCATCTACAAGCTCAAAGTCTGTCATTGAATCGTACTTAGGATCAATTGCATCCATCACACTTCTTGTGAATTTGAATGGACTTGCTGTAGATGCGATAACAGTCTTTGTGGCTGTATCACCTGTAGCCTCCTTATACTTGTCATATACACCTGCTGCAACTGCTGTATGAGTATCAATAATGTATCCTGTATCCTCGTAAAGCTTTTTAATAACCTCAGCGGTTTCCTTCTCACTTGTGTAATTTCCATAGAAGTCAGAAAGCTTTTCCTTCATCTCAGGTGTTACAGTGTATTTGCCATCCTTAGCAAGCGAAGCCATAAGCTGAGCATTCTTATTTGCATCATTTCCTGCGATACGGTAAATGAGTCTCTCAAGGTTTGAAGAAATGAGAATATCCATGGATGGTGAATTTGTGAGGATAAACTCTCTGTTTTTATCATACTCTCCTGTTGTGAAGAAATCGTAAAGCACCTTGTTCTCGTTTGAAGCGCAGATAAGCTTTGCAACTGGAAGTCCCATATTTTTTGCATAAAACGCTGCAAGTATATTTCCAAAGTTTCCCGTAGGAACAACGATATTTATCTTCTCATCCTTTGCGACAGCTCTCTGTGCAAAAAGCTTTGAGTAAGCATATACATAGTACACAATCTGTGGTACAAGGCGACCTATATTGATTGAGTTGGCAGATGAGAACTGATAGCCCGCGGCATCCATCGTCTCTGCAAGAGCCTTATCATTGAACATAGCCTTTACTGCTGACTGTGCCTGGTCAAAGTTGCCGTGAATACCCACTACATGAGTATTGGCACCCTTTTGTGTAAGCATCTGCTTTTCCTGAATCGGGCTGACACCATTCTTTGGATAGAAAACTATAATCTGTGTCCCCTCAACATCAGCAAAACCTGCCATAGCTGCCTTTCCTGTGTCTCCTGATGTGGCTGTCAGGATGACAATCTCGTTTTTAACATTGTTTTTCTTTGCGGATGTGATAAGTAAATGAGGCAGAATGGATAATGCCATATCCTTGAAGGCTATTGTAGAGCCATGGAACAACTCAAGGTAGTAAGCCCCGTCAGCAAACTTAAGCGGTGCAATCTCAGTAGTATCAAACTTGCTGTCGTATGCCCTGTTGATACAATTTTTAAGCTCTTCCTCTGTGAAATCCGTAAGGAAAAGCTTCATAACCTCATATGCTACCTGCTGGTATGACATCTTAGAAAGCTCCTCAACAGAAACATCAAGTGCCGGAATGCTCTCAGGTACAAATAATCCTCCGTCATCGGCAAGGCCCTTAAGGATAGCCTGTGAAGCTGTTATTTTCTTTTCACTGTTTCTTGTACTTGAATATAATAAATCCATTTTTTACCTCATTTCTCTTTTTATCTTATCTAAATCCATATTGCTGCATCTATATGCAGACAATTATTATCCTTTA
It encodes the following:
- a CDS encoding RsmB/NOP family class I SAM-dependent RNA methyltransferase, which encodes MNLPIEFEKKMKAFLGNEWDDFLYSYDNNRFQALRFNTLKVQSQEERMRILKTLKISSEKKVSWANEAYYFDENVRPGKHPYHEMGLYYIQEPSAMSAAALLAPKPGMRVLDLCAAPGGKSTQLATYLGDSGLLVSNEINTQRSRILSQNIERMGIKNAIVTNEDSFVLASHFPGFFNAIQVDAPCSGEGMFRKLPEAIEQWSMENVAICAARQKEILDNAAVMLKPGGTIVYSTCTFSREENEDVIECFLERHPDFTLEEMERFWPHKVDGEGHFVAKLVRRGSVDTDLKADRKTKKNKNSKNRKNETKPALTKENMKLLSEFLDETISEDMAAWIKNSRLVMFGEQLYRLPDMEVDIKGLKVQRAGLHIGEFKKQRFEPSHSLALALKLNDAKNVVKLTWDDPQTTGFFNGQSVMLSDEQAAECKKGWALVCVDGYPAGWGKVNGAQVKNHYPKGLRNKI
- a CDS encoding SpoIID/LytB domain-containing protein, producing the protein MANRRRRRQKPNQMVWIMLAITVVCVVIVFAIVMAQKEKGALVKQARAVTKDMVYENAYIVSNDDGRLIFICDGELYRAKGTMEESFTGVCDIEISGSKVKKIQIKPDDISGVMLSYGNGTMQIAGQGDIPMQSDKLPVYDETGAAPKEIAVSDLIIGSETLSYILDSGRICAIVRRQAPDLTYIRVLIKNDGKDVFPTIAAAAAANLYVDDADCGSNAIDDVGAYMANAQKGKIKVSSADNYVSINGKSYPGSFEFIGTDAGIVAVNTVDVETYVRYVLPSEMPSTFDAEALKAQAVCARTFVYSQMKNTQYALYGANIDNTTAFQVYNASETKQSTDEAVKATAGQVVSCGGSLITCYYFSTSAGKTEDMEVWSSSTPDFIHKVESVDDNSPYYRWTSELDLSAYNDPQYGTATGISVDKTSDAGYVLSLTINYGNKSQTFTAENDIRKALGHYQKKVTLNDGSVRENMSMIPSACFSVSAGANGHYTLSGGGFGHGIGFSQYGADKLAKAGSGYKDIIGYYYKDVTVVDISSVRSEQ
- a CDS encoding response regulator, translated to MQLDDLKILICDDSILARKQMKDIINSIGSPTIIEAANGQLAIDMYKEHKPNLTFIDIVMPVKDGNAAISEIMEYDSSATIFVASSVGTQSELKKALAAGACDFIQKPIDKDQVISLIKKHIGGN
- the thrC gene encoding threonine synthase translates to MDLLYSSTRNSEKKITASQAILKGLADDGGLFVPESIPALDVSVEELSKMSYQQVAYEVMKLFLTDFTEEELKNCINRAYDSKFDTTEIAPLKFADGAYYLELFHGSTIAFKDMALSILPHLLITSAKKNNVKNEIVILTATSGDTGKAAMAGFADVEGTQIIVFYPKNGVSPIQEKQMLTQKGANTHVVGIHGNFDQAQSAVKAMFNDKALAETMDAAGYQFSSANSINIGRLVPQIVYYVYAYSKLFAQRAVAKDEKINIVVPTGNFGNILAAFYAKNMGLPVAKLICASNENKVLYDFFTTGEYDKNREFILTNSPSMDILISSNLERLIYRIAGNDANKNAQLMASLAKDGKYTVTPEMKEKLSDFYGNYTSEKETAEVIKKLYEDTGYIIDTHTAVAAGVYDKYKEATGDTATKTVIASTASPFKFTRSVMDAIDPKYDSMTDFELVDELSKLGNVKVPNAIEEIRDAKILHNTVCDVDQMENTVKKMLGVQ